AATGTGGCATCAAGGTCAGATAAAACCTGAGCATCCGGAACTTTAGCTACAATCGCCCGAATTTCATCGATGTTGCTCAACTTTGAGACATCACCTTGACGGGCAAATAATTCCGGTGCGATCGCTAAATATCCCAATTTAGCAAAACGCCGGGTGACATCTTGAATATGTTCATGGACACCAAATATTTCCTGAATCACCAGAACAATTGGGAAATTTTCACCCGTTGCTGGTTGCGCTCGATAAGCAGGAATTTCCCCATCTTTGACAGGAATCTTAACCGCACCTGCAATTAACCCTTTACTATCGGTGGTGATCACTGTTCCCGAAGCAATCGGTTGTACAGCTAAAGTAAAACCAGTAGCGATCGCAGCAGTGGCAATAAATTCCCGACGTGTTAATTCTTTAATCATCCTCAAGTCTCACCCAAACTAATTAAATAAAGCTATCTCTCTATCTTTCTTTCTTCTATCTTTCTTATCTCCCCTGTCTCCCCCATCTCCCCTGTCTCCCCCATCTCCCCTGTCTCCCCCATCTCCCCTATCCCCCCTCCCCCCTGTCCGAATTACCCATCAAAATGTCTCCACCCAAGGACGCAATTCAACTTCCCAAGTCCAAGCACTGCGAGGTTGTCGGAGAATGTGGAGATAGGTTTGGGCAATGGCATCCGGATCGAGTAAGCTATCGGGCTTTTCTTCTGGCTCTACACGGCTATGGGAACGAATTCCCCCATCAATCACAAAATGCGCTACATGAATATTCTGGGGAGCCAATTCGCGGGCAATGCTTTGAGCTAAACCCCGTAACGCAAATTTACCCATCGCAAAGGGTGCGGACTGGGCATAACCCTTCACACTAGCGGAGGCTCCAGTAAAAAATATTGCTCCCTCTCCCAATTCCAATTGGCGTTTTGCGGCTGCTTGCGCCACCAAAAAACCACCGTAGGCAGTGATTTCTAGAGTTTTTGCCACATCTGCGGGACTCAAGTCAACAAACGCTCCCCGAACTCGCCAACTGGGATTATATACAACCACTGTAGGGACACCTAATATTTGCTCGACATCACGAAAAAGTCGATTGACATCATCCAGTTTTGTCGCATCCGCAGCAAAACTTACCGCTCCGATTTCTTGAGATAGTATCTTGAGCTTATCAACTTGCCTTGCTGCTAGAGCTACCTTAAAACCTTCTTGAGCAAACAAACGTGCCAAGGACGCGCTCAACCCGCTTCCCGCACCAACAATTAATGCAGTGGTCGCCATTTGCTTATTTTCTCCAATCGAATCGACCTTTGCTTTTATTTAAAGTACCACAAATATACGCTTTATCTATCAATTTACAGTAGTATTATCGTTAAACAGCTAAAATCAATCCCATCAAGGAGATATAGCCAGATGACCGAGAAACTGATAGAGAAACCAGCCCAAACTGACTACAACATCCACGAACTGATTAACCGTCGTTGGAGTCCCAGAGCATTTAGCGATCGCCCAGTCGAAGCGGACAAATTACTTTCTCTCCTAGAAGCAGCACGTTGGGCACCTTCGTCATACAACCACCAACCCTGGAGTTTTATTGTTGCCACCCAAGATAACCCCGATGAATACAACCGTCTTCTGGGGACTCTAGTTGAGTTCAACCAAGGATGGGCAAAAAATGCTCCCGTCTTGATACTTGCAATTGCCAAAA
The Calothrix sp. 336/3 DNA segment above includes these coding regions:
- a CDS encoding SDR family NAD(P)-dependent oxidoreductase, translating into MATTALIVGAGSGLSASLARLFAQEGFKVALAARQVDKLKILSQEIGAVSFAADATKLDDVNRLFRDVEQILGVPTVVVYNPSWRVRGAFVDLSPADVAKTLEITAYGGFLVAQAAAKRQLELGEGAIFFTGASASVKGYAQSAPFAMGKFALRGLAQSIARELAPQNIHVAHFVIDGGIRSHSRVEPEEKPDSLLDPDAIAQTYLHILRQPRSAWTWEVELRPWVETF